One Synechococcus sp. PROS-9-1 DNA window includes the following coding sequences:
- a CDS encoding heme A synthase: MNSSATVPVRLRLAQLAAHLVVALIALVVIGGATRVMEAGLACPDWPLCYGSLLPGRQMNLKVFLEWFHRLDAFVVGIALLVQLGAAWFWRKELPRWLLPLSSLLVLLVILQGGLGALTVLQLLPSAVVTAHLVLALTLVIVMSGLTQRLLTAGAKGSAAPRWWPLLGGISLAAVSAQCLLGGRMATSWAAQRCLQEGQSCQWLHWHRSAATPAAVCVLLFVATALIAGGWARQQWPLLITATLLVSTQIALGVFTLRLGLSQPAVTVCHQLVACLLVAVLAALTWRRPSTPDSPLTIARDSSTLEPCHG; the protein is encoded by the coding sequence TTGAATTCATCGGCAACAGTTCCGGTTCGTTTGCGTCTGGCGCAGCTCGCTGCTCACCTGGTCGTGGCTCTAATTGCACTCGTGGTAATTGGAGGCGCAACCCGGGTCATGGAGGCAGGGCTGGCCTGTCCTGATTGGCCTCTTTGCTACGGAAGCCTGCTGCCTGGTCGCCAGATGAACCTCAAGGTGTTTTTGGAATGGTTCCACCGCCTGGATGCCTTCGTTGTGGGCATCGCCCTGCTGGTCCAACTCGGTGCCGCCTGGTTCTGGAGGAAGGAACTGCCCCGTTGGTTGCTGCCGCTGTCGTCCCTTTTGGTTCTGTTGGTGATTCTTCAGGGCGGCCTCGGTGCTTTGACCGTGCTTCAACTGCTCCCCTCCGCAGTGGTCACAGCCCATCTTGTGCTGGCTCTGACCCTGGTCATTGTGATGAGCGGACTCACACAAAGGCTGCTCACTGCAGGTGCCAAAGGATCTGCAGCCCCTCGCTGGTGGCCCTTGCTTGGAGGAATCAGCCTTGCAGCCGTTTCAGCACAATGCCTTCTTGGAGGGCGGATGGCGACCTCATGGGCAGCCCAACGCTGTTTACAAGAGGGTCAGTCCTGCCAATGGCTCCATTGGCATCGCAGTGCAGCAACTCCAGCAGCCGTCTGTGTCTTGCTGTTCGTTGCAACAGCTCTGATCGCCGGCGGCTGGGCTCGTCAGCAATGGCCCCTCCTCATCACAGCCACTCTCCTGGTCTCAACGCAGATCGCTTTGGGTGTTTTCACCTTGCGGCTTGGTCTAAGTCAGCCCGCTGTGACGGTGTGTCATCAACTCGTTGCCTGTCTTCTCGTGGCCGTCCTCGCTGCTCTCACCTGGAGACGTCCGTCAACACCCGACTCCCCTCTCACCATCGCTCGCGATTCTTCAACCCTGGAGCCCTGTCATGGCTAG
- the fabG gene encoding 3-oxoacyl-[acyl-carrier-protein] reductase — MSSSASLDGQIALVTGASRGIGRAVALALAGEGAEVVVNYASSPDAAEAVVAEIQANGGSAYALQADVADEASVEDLIKTVLKRSGRIDVLVNNAGITRDGLLMRMKTEDWQAVINLNLTGVFLCTRAVTRPMLKQRSGRIINITSVVGLMGNAGQANYAAAKAGVVGLTRSSAKEMASRGITVNAVAPGFIATDMTKDLEADAILAAIPLGRFGTPDQVAGTVRFLAADPAAAYITGQVLQVDGGMVMS, encoded by the coding sequence ATGAGTTCATCCGCTTCTCTTGACGGTCAAATCGCTCTTGTCACCGGTGCAAGTCGTGGCATCGGTCGTGCAGTGGCCTTGGCTTTGGCCGGTGAGGGCGCAGAAGTCGTGGTGAATTACGCCAGTTCTCCCGACGCGGCTGAGGCAGTGGTTGCCGAGATTCAGGCCAACGGAGGCTCCGCTTATGCGCTCCAGGCCGACGTAGCCGATGAGGCCTCAGTCGAAGACTTGATCAAAACGGTGTTGAAGCGCAGTGGACGCATTGACGTGCTGGTGAATAACGCGGGGATTACGCGGGATGGCTTGTTGATGAGGATGAAAACCGAGGATTGGCAGGCGGTGATCAATCTCAATCTCACCGGAGTCTTCCTCTGTACGAGGGCAGTGACTCGCCCAATGTTGAAGCAGAGGAGTGGTCGCATCATCAACATCACCTCGGTGGTTGGGCTGATGGGCAACGCTGGACAAGCCAATTACGCAGCAGCCAAAGCCGGTGTTGTGGGACTCACGCGAAGTAGCGCCAAAGAGATGGCAAGCCGTGGAATCACGGTGAATGCCGTTGCACCTGGTTTCATTGCCACCGATATGACGAAAGATCTTGAGGCAGACGCCATCCTTGCTGCCATTCCTTTGGGACGGTTTGGGACTCCAGATCAAGTGGCTGGAACCGTGAGGTTTTTGGCTGCGGACCCCGCAGCCGCTTACATCACGGGACAAGTCCTACAGGTGGATGGTGGGATGGTGATGAGTTGA
- the ctaD gene encoding cytochrome c oxidase subunit I: MTLTLPQQSKPPSLQPTGWLRYLSFSVDHKVIGLQYLVCGFAFYLIGGALAGAIRTELTSPVSDFMPREVYNQVLTLHGTVMIFLWIVPVVNGAFGNYLIPFYVGARDMAFPRLNAVAFWLIPPAGLLLITSYFITGAAQSGWTAYPPLSLTTPASGQIIWILSVLLLGGSSIFGGINFIATILKLRRPGLKLMQLPMYCWAMLGTSILVVLSTPVLAGTLILLSFDIVAHTGFFNPGMGGNVVVYQHLFWFYSHPAVYIMVLPAFGLVSEILPIHCRKPLFGYTTMVYSIMAIVVLGLVVWAHHMFTSGTPPWMRLFFTIATAFIAVPTGIKFFNWIATLWGGKISLNSAILFSCGFIVNFVLGGITGVALAQVPFDVHVHDTYFVVAHFHYIVYGGSVFVIFASVYHWFPKVTGRMLDENIGRFHFLLTFIGFNLCFAPQHWLGLNGMPRRVAEYDPQFAFVNQISSVGALLMALSTLPFLWNVFASARSGEIAGDNPWRALTPEWLTTSPPPVENWKGEPPLVTHPYGYGIPADKIDLKDASGSDLWSNGR, translated from the coding sequence ATGACACTCACTCTTCCGCAGCAAAGCAAACCCCCCTCGTTGCAACCAACTGGGTGGCTTCGCTATCTCAGTTTTAGCGTCGATCACAAAGTGATCGGACTTCAATATCTTGTTTGTGGCTTTGCTTTCTACCTGATTGGTGGTGCCCTTGCTGGCGCTATCCGTACAGAGCTGACCAGTCCAGTGTCAGATTTTATGCCACGGGAGGTTTACAACCAGGTGCTTACCTTGCACGGCACTGTGATGATCTTTCTCTGGATCGTTCCTGTCGTGAATGGTGCCTTTGGTAATTATCTGATTCCGTTTTATGTTGGGGCCAGGGACATGGCCTTCCCAAGGCTGAATGCTGTTGCTTTTTGGTTGATTCCCCCTGCTGGTTTACTCCTGATCACCAGTTACTTTATTACTGGTGCAGCGCAGTCTGGTTGGACAGCATATCCACCTCTCAGTCTTACAACTCCTGCGAGTGGTCAGATTATTTGGATCCTGAGCGTTTTATTGCTTGGGGGAAGTTCAATTTTTGGCGGCATTAACTTCATTGCCACGATTCTGAAATTGCGTCGTCCTGGCTTGAAGCTGATGCAATTGCCGATGTATTGCTGGGCGATGCTTGGAACGAGTATTCTTGTTGTTCTTTCGACACCTGTTCTTGCTGGTACTTTGATCCTTCTAAGCTTCGATATCGTTGCGCATACGGGATTCTTTAATCCGGGAATGGGTGGAAATGTTGTTGTCTATCAGCACCTCTTCTGGTTTTACTCTCATCCAGCGGTCTATATCATGGTGCTGCCAGCATTTGGCTTGGTGAGTGAAATCCTTCCAATTCATTGTCGGAAACCACTTTTTGGATATACCACGATGGTGTATTCGATCATGGCGATCGTTGTTCTTGGGCTTGTTGTTTGGGCTCATCACATGTTTACCAGTGGTACTCCTCCATGGATGCGTCTGTTTTTCACAATTGCAACGGCCTTTATTGCTGTTCCGACTGGTATCAAATTCTTTAATTGGATAGCCACTTTGTGGGGAGGGAAAATCAGCCTCAATAGTGCAATCCTCTTCTCTTGCGGTTTTATCGTCAACTTTGTTTTAGGCGGTATTACTGGCGTAGCCCTTGCTCAAGTTCCTTTCGATGTTCATGTGCACGACACCTACTTCGTCGTTGCTCACTTCCATTACATTGTTTATGGAGGATCGGTTTTTGTGATCTTCGCGTCTGTTTATCACTGGTTCCCAAAAGTGACTGGCAGGATGCTGGATGAAAATATCGGACGTTTTCATTTCTTGTTGACGTTCATTGGATTCAACCTTTGCTTTGCCCCCCAGCATTGGCTTGGCCTCAATGGCATGCCCAGGCGTGTTGCTGAATACGATCCGCAATTTGCGTTTGTGAATCAGATCAGCAGTGTTGGCGCCCTGTTGATGGCCCTCAGCACCTTGCCCTTCCTTTGGAACGTGTTCGCGAGTGCACGCTCTGGTGAGATTGCTGGAGACAATCCTTGGCGTGCCTTGACCCCTGAATGGTTGACCACCTCTCCACCTCCTGTAGAGAACTGGAAAGGTGAACCTCCTTTGGTCACTCACCCCTATGGGTATGGAATCCCTGCAGACAAGATCGACTTGAAAGATGCCAGTGGCAGTGATTTATGGAGCAACGGCCGATGA
- a CDS encoding cytochrome c oxidase subunit 3: MTSLSPQDQAVEIQEHHEESHPDHRMFGLATFLVADAMTFAGFFAAYLTFKAVNPLLPGAVYELELPLPTLNTILLLVSSATFHRAGVNLRRSDMQRCRRWLLLTAILGLAFLVSQMVEYFTLPFGLTDNLYASTFYALTGFHGLHVTLGALMILIVWWQCRTPEGRVTADNHFPLEAAELYWHFVDGIWVVLFVILYLI, encoded by the coding sequence ATGACTTCCCTATCCCCTCAAGACCAAGCGGTTGAAATTCAGGAGCATCACGAAGAAAGCCACCCCGACCACCGCATGTTTGGCTTAGCCACCTTCTTGGTGGCTGACGCGATGACCTTCGCAGGGTTTTTCGCTGCTTATCTCACGTTTAAGGCTGTTAATCCTCTCCTGCCTGGTGCTGTGTATGAGCTGGAGCTTCCGCTTCCAACGCTGAACACCATTCTCTTGCTTGTCAGTAGTGCCACCTTTCATCGCGCTGGTGTCAATCTGCGCCGAAGTGACATGCAACGCTGCAGGCGCTGGTTACTCCTGACAGCCATTCTCGGTTTGGCCTTTTTGGTGAGTCAGATGGTGGAGTATTTCACCTTGCCATTTGGGTTGACTGACAATCTTTATGCCAGCACTTTCTACGCTCTCACTGGCTTCCACGGTCTGCATGTGACCCTGGGTGCCCTAATGATTCTGATTGTGTGGTGGCAATGTCGCACCCCTGAGGGGCGCGTTACAGCAGACAATCACTTTCCCCTCGAAGCGGCAGAGCTCTATTGGCACTTCGTTGACGGCATTTGGGTTGTCTTATTTGTGATTCTGTATCTCATCTGA
- a CDS encoding ATP-binding cassette domain-containing protein, with protein sequence MSLIVLDHLEKSYGTVSALRDLSLQVPEGCLYGLLGPNGAGKTTTLRILATLLAPDLGNVRIAGLDALKDQRDVRRLIGYVAQEVAIDKILTGRELLELQGDLYHLRPKQRNQRIDELNEILGMNAWIDRRCGTYSGGMRRRLDLAAGLLHRPQLLILDEPTVGLDIESRAVIWNVLRDLRDQGTTVLLSTHYLEEVEALADRMAIIDAGTVIAEGTPNELKKRLGGDRVTLRVREFSNEQEAETIRDLLQPLDGVQNIVINRSQGHSLNLVVDGEQVLPRLRLCLEDAGLPVFALAQSRPSLDDVYLQATGRTLMDAELAIAGQRDPKQERKQAMR encoded by the coding sequence ATGTCCCTGATCGTGCTCGATCACCTGGAAAAGTCTTACGGGACGGTTTCAGCGCTCAGGGACTTGAGCTTGCAAGTCCCTGAAGGATGTCTGTATGGCCTGCTGGGGCCGAATGGTGCTGGCAAAACCACAACACTGAGAATTCTTGCCACTCTTCTGGCTCCAGATCTTGGCAATGTCCGCATTGCTGGCCTGGATGCCTTGAAAGACCAACGGGACGTTCGACGCCTTATTGGTTATGTCGCTCAAGAGGTAGCGATTGACAAAATCCTCACCGGGCGTGAGCTCCTTGAACTTCAAGGCGACCTCTATCACTTACGACCAAAGCAGAGGAACCAACGGATCGACGAGCTGAACGAGATTTTGGGCATGAATGCCTGGATCGACCGTCGATGCGGTACTTATTCCGGAGGCATGCGTCGTCGACTTGATCTAGCGGCTGGTCTCTTACATCGCCCCCAACTGCTCATCCTCGACGAACCCACGGTCGGACTTGACATCGAAAGTCGGGCCGTGATCTGGAACGTGCTCCGTGACTTAAGAGACCAGGGCACAACGGTCTTGCTCAGCACCCATTATCTCGAGGAAGTGGAAGCACTCGCAGATCGAATGGCCATCATTGATGCCGGGACGGTGATTGCTGAGGGCACACCAAACGAACTCAAGAAACGTCTTGGAGGGGATCGGGTCACCTTGCGTGTGCGTGAGTTCAGTAATGAGCAGGAAGCAGAGACCATTCGCGACTTGCTTCAACCCCTTGATGGCGTCCAAAACATTGTGATTAATCGCTCGCAAGGCCACTCCCTGAACCTTGTGGTCGATGGAGAGCAGGTCCTTCCTCGGCTTCGCCTTTGCTTGGAAGACGCAGGACTTCCCGTGTTTGCCCTTGCCCAAAGCAGGCCCAGTCTTGACGATGTTTACCTTCAGGCCACAGGTCGCACCCTGATGGATGCTGAGCTTGCCATTGCCGGTCAGCGTGATCCGAAGCAAGAGCGCAAGCAAGCCATGCGGTAA
- a CDS encoding N-acetylmannosamine-6-phosphate 2-epimerase, translating to MPIPSRAQLEGGLIVSVQAPEGSPMRHPDVIAAMAEASLRNGATGVRLESPEHIGAVRNRCPNALIIGLWKRTFPDSSVYITPRWEDIQAVWAAGADVIALDATARQRPEKEELAALIQRSKEDLGAPLMADVDSIENGLIAASLGCEWVGTTLYGYTEQTAQQNPPGYNLISPLRDQLPDRVTLICEGGLKSPDSALKALEHGADLVVVGTAITGVDLQVADYLRTLNRQSD from the coding sequence ATGCCCATTCCATCCCGCGCCCAGCTTGAGGGTGGCCTGATCGTGTCCGTTCAGGCTCCGGAAGGATCACCCATGCGGCATCCCGACGTGATTGCGGCCATGGCTGAAGCCAGTCTTCGCAACGGGGCAACTGGTGTGCGCCTGGAGAGCCCAGAGCACATCGGGGCTGTACGCAACCGCTGTCCTAACGCGCTGATCATTGGCCTATGGAAGCGCACCTTTCCAGACAGCTCGGTCTACATCACACCTCGCTGGGAGGACATTCAAGCGGTCTGGGCAGCCGGTGCTGACGTCATCGCCCTCGATGCCACGGCGCGCCAAAGGCCAGAAAAGGAAGAGCTTGCTGCACTCATTCAAAGGTCGAAAGAAGACCTAGGAGCACCACTCATGGCAGATGTGGACTCCATCGAAAACGGATTAATCGCGGCATCCCTGGGATGCGAATGGGTGGGAACCACCCTCTATGGATACACCGAGCAAACAGCACAACAAAATCCTCCCGGCTACAACTTGATCTCTCCCTTGAGAGATCAACTGCCCGACCGGGTGACATTGATTTGTGAGGGGGGCCTTAAGTCGCCTGATTCAGCTCTCAAGGCCCTTGAACATGGAGCTGATCTTGTTGTCGTTGGCACGGCGATTACTGGCGTCGACCTCCAAGTGGCCGATTACCTCAGGACCTTGAACAGGCAGAGTGATTGA
- a CDS encoding ABC transporter permease: MTTPLLQIDASQVSSRGALTELIQETTALTRRLFVQLKRRPSTLIAGVLQPLIWLILFGALFSKAPEGLLPGGMSYGRFLGAGVIVFTAFSGALNAGLPVMFDREFGFLNRLLVAPLRSRSSIVFASVIFITTLSLVQSLAIMVTAALLGYGWPGAGGLLLVLFTLLLLVFAVTALSLGLAFALPGHIELIAVIFVANLPLLFASTALAPLSFMPVWMGWLAALNPLTFAIEPIRAAYAGPLDLSVVLLDAPYGSVTGQTCLLVLTGLTVGLFLLIRPLLNRKLS, encoded by the coding sequence ATGACCACACCCCTTCTTCAGATCGATGCCAGCCAAGTGTCCTCACGAGGAGCTTTGACGGAGCTCATCCAGGAAACGACAGCTCTAACGCGTCGCCTCTTCGTGCAGCTCAAACGGCGTCCCTCCACACTGATTGCCGGAGTTCTGCAGCCACTGATCTGGTTGATTTTATTTGGAGCTCTGTTCTCTAAGGCTCCTGAGGGCCTATTGCCCGGCGGCATGAGCTACGGGCGCTTTCTGGGGGCTGGAGTGATTGTGTTCACAGCGTTCAGCGGTGCACTCAATGCAGGACTTCCGGTCATGTTTGACCGCGAATTTGGCTTTCTCAACCGACTTCTTGTTGCGCCCTTAAGAAGTCGAAGTTCCATTGTCTTCGCTTCGGTGATTTTCATCACCACGTTGAGCCTTGTGCAGAGTTTGGCGATCATGGTGACAGCGGCATTGCTCGGATATGGATGGCCTGGAGCTGGTGGTCTCCTGCTCGTTCTGTTCACCCTGCTGCTGTTGGTGTTTGCCGTAACGGCCTTAAGTCTGGGCTTGGCCTTTGCCTTGCCGGGTCACATTGAGTTGATTGCGGTGATTTTTGTCGCCAATCTTCCTCTGCTCTTTGCAAGCACCGCATTGGCACCTCTCAGCTTTATGCCTGTGTGGATGGGCTGGCTAGCAGCCCTAAATCCCCTTACCTTCGCGATAGAACCAATTCGAGCGGCCTATGCAGGCCCTCTCGATCTTTCAGTGGTTCTCTTGGACGCACCCTATGGGTCAGTCACAGGACAGACCTGCTTATTGGTCTTGACCGGGCTCACCGTGGGGCTGTTTCTCCTCATCCGACCACTGCTCAACCGCAAACTCTCTTGA
- a CDS encoding cytochrome c oxidase subunit II, translating to MPIPSAILTLVLGMILVLGGLWIGQNVNLLPVDASVNAPIYDELFRVLFSIGTILFVGIVGVVVFSLVRFRRKPGQIGDGIALEGNLPLEIFWTAVPAIVVLFVGLFSYDIYERMGGMVPLSHGGHGDSQASEERVWGGIGTAGAMQASSDMAISPLPVEVTAMQFAFLFHYPDGDIISGELHVPSGRPISLKMEAKDVIHAFWVPEFRLKQDIIPGQPTLLNFTPTRPGRYPVVCAELCGPYHGGMRSTVVVESADDYDAWFQANRKLPVSEA from the coding sequence GTGCCTATCCCCTCGGCAATTCTCACTCTTGTGCTGGGAATGATCCTTGTGCTGGGTGGATTGTGGATTGGCCAAAACGTCAACCTCCTTCCTGTTGATGCCAGCGTCAATGCACCCATCTACGACGAGCTGTTTCGTGTTCTGTTCAGCATCGGAACGATTCTGTTTGTAGGAATCGTTGGGGTGGTCGTGTTCAGCCTCGTTCGTTTCCGCCGCAAACCCGGACAGATTGGTGACGGGATTGCACTAGAAGGCAATTTGCCTCTGGAGATCTTTTGGACTGCTGTCCCAGCCATTGTTGTGCTGTTTGTAGGCTTATTCAGCTACGACATCTACGAACGAATGGGGGGAATGGTTCCCCTTAGTCATGGGGGGCACGGTGATTCTCAAGCCAGTGAAGAGAGGGTTTGGGGAGGAATTGGTACTGCAGGGGCGATGCAAGCCAGTTCAGATATGGCGATATCTCCTCTTCCGGTTGAGGTCACGGCGATGCAATTTGCCTTCCTATTCCATTATCCCGATGGAGACATTATTTCTGGAGAACTGCATGTTCCATCAGGACGCCCTATTTCATTGAAAATGGAGGCCAAAGATGTGATCCATGCGTTCTGGGTTCCAGAATTCAGGCTCAAGCAAGACATCATTCCAGGCCAGCCAACATTGCTTAATTTCACTCCCACTCGTCCAGGCCGTTATCCAGTGGTTTGCGCTGAACTTTGCGGCCCATATCACGGTGGTATGCGCTCCACAGTGGTGGTTGAGTCGGCCGACGACTACGACGCCTGGTTCCAGGCCAATCGCAAGCTCCCTGTATCTGAGGCATGA
- the groL gene encoding chaperonin GroEL (60 kDa chaperone family; promotes refolding of misfolded polypeptides especially under stressful conditions; forms two stacked rings of heptamers to form a barrel-shaped 14mer; ends can be capped by GroES; misfolded proteins enter the barrel where they are refolded when GroES binds) produces the protein MAKLLSFSNESRESLERGMNALADAVRVTIGPRGRNVVLEKSYGSPDIVNDGDTIAKEIELADPFENIGAKLIQQVASKTKDKAGDGTTTATVLAQAMVEEGLRNTAAGASPIELRRGMEKAVAAVVASLNRRSQSVSGDAIRQVATVSSGGDEEVGRMVAEAMDRVSFDGVITVEESKSLATELEVTEGMAFDRGYSSPYFVTDGDRQICEFENALLLLTDRKISSVTDLVPVLETVQKSGSPLVILAEEVDGEALATLVVNKNRGVLQVAAVRAPSFGERRKAALADIAVLTGGQVISEDRAMTLDKVTMDDLGRARRITISKDSTTIVASDDSKDAVSARVASIRRELENTDSEYDQEKLNERIAKLAGGVAVIKVGAPTETELKNRKLRIEDALNATRAAVEEGIVAGGGSTLLHIASELDALSSGLEGDQKTGVEIVQRALSAPLRQIAENAGSNGDVVVDRVRNSGQGFNALTGTYEDLMNAGILDASKVVRLALQDAVSIASLVVTTEVVVADKPEPPAPAGGGGDPMGGMGGMDPMGGMGGMGMM, from the coding sequence ATGGCCAAACTTCTCAGCTTCTCGAACGAATCACGTGAGTCCCTCGAGCGAGGCATGAACGCCCTTGCTGACGCCGTTCGGGTCACGATCGGACCTAGAGGCCGCAATGTAGTGCTCGAGAAGTCCTACGGCTCGCCCGATATCGTTAATGACGGTGACACGATCGCCAAAGAAATCGAACTTGCAGATCCGTTCGAAAATATTGGAGCGAAGCTGATCCAGCAGGTGGCATCCAAGACCAAGGACAAAGCTGGAGATGGCACCACAACGGCCACCGTGCTCGCTCAAGCGATGGTGGAGGAGGGGCTTCGTAATACAGCTGCTGGTGCTAGCCCGATCGAACTTCGCCGGGGCATGGAAAAAGCTGTGGCTGCTGTGGTCGCGAGCCTGAATCGGCGCAGTCAGTCCGTGAGCGGCGATGCGATTCGCCAGGTTGCCACGGTCAGTTCAGGCGGGGATGAGGAGGTGGGTCGCATGGTTGCCGAGGCCATGGACAGGGTGAGCTTTGACGGTGTGATCACCGTTGAGGAATCCAAGTCTCTAGCCACTGAGCTTGAAGTCACAGAAGGAATGGCCTTTGATCGCGGCTACAGCTCCCCCTACTTCGTCACAGATGGTGACCGCCAGATTTGTGAATTCGAGAATGCGTTACTGCTTCTCACCGATCGCAAGATCAGCTCGGTGACTGATTTGGTTCCGGTGTTGGAAACGGTTCAGAAATCAGGCTCTCCTTTGGTCATTTTGGCTGAAGAAGTTGATGGTGAAGCCCTAGCAACCCTGGTGGTGAATAAGAACCGAGGGGTGTTGCAGGTGGCTGCCGTGCGTGCTCCGTCGTTTGGCGAGCGTCGCAAAGCGGCTCTCGCTGACATCGCTGTGCTCACAGGCGGTCAAGTCATTAGCGAAGACAGGGCGATGACCCTCGACAAGGTGACGATGGACGACCTAGGACGGGCACGCAGGATCACGATCAGCAAGGACAGCACCACAATCGTGGCCAGCGATGACAGCAAAGATGCCGTCAGCGCCCGCGTTGCCTCGATTAGACGCGAGCTCGAGAATACGGATTCGGAGTACGACCAAGAGAAACTCAACGAGCGCATCGCCAAGCTCGCTGGAGGAGTGGCCGTCATCAAGGTTGGCGCCCCAACAGAGACGGAGCTCAAAAACCGCAAACTACGCATTGAGGATGCTCTCAATGCCACCCGTGCAGCTGTGGAGGAAGGCATTGTTGCTGGAGGCGGATCCACCCTTCTGCACATCGCGTCAGAACTCGATGCTCTGTCCTCTGGGTTGGAAGGTGATCAAAAGACAGGTGTCGAAATCGTTCAGCGTGCCCTGAGCGCTCCCCTGCGTCAGATCGCTGAAAATGCAGGCTCTAACGGTGACGTGGTAGTGGATCGCGTCCGCAATAGCGGACAGGGATTCAACGCTCTCACCGGAACCTATGAAGACCTCATGAATGCAGGAATTCTGGATGCATCCAAGGTGGTTCGTCTTGCGCTTCAGGATGCGGTCTCGATTGCATCTCTGGTGGTAACCACTGAAGTTGTGGTGGCAGATAAGCCTGAGCCCCCTGCTCCTGCAGGTGGCGGTGGTGACCCCATGGGCGGTATGGGTGGTATGGATCCCATGGGCGGCATGGGCGGCATGGGAATGATGTAA
- a CDS encoding heme o synthase, with translation MPPSLTREEVVPSRKRIKLPPWLEVAKPRLIPLLLATTLGGMALTEGWPLSSPRLACTLGGGALAAAAAGVLNCLWEQELDGRMLRTSGRALPSGRLSPSAAFIGAVSCTLAAAALLVSGVNCLAAGLSLLGLCSYVLLYTALLKPRTTQNIVVGGVAGAIPPLVGAAAATGHIGLGGWWLFALVMVWTPAHFWALALLLHDDYRAVGIPMLPVVKGPLVTTRAIRRYGWATILLSFLGIWALPEGGALYGLLVIPFNGRLLQMVERLAAEPTNRVRAKGLFRWSILYLFGICLLLVMSRMSGSAQFDLQVRAVFDILAGGFLPVAS, from the coding sequence ATGCCACCATCCCTCACGAGGGAGGAGGTCGTGCCATCTCGCAAGAGAATCAAACTTCCCCCTTGGCTTGAGGTCGCCAAACCAAGGTTGATCCCTCTTCTCCTGGCCACCACGTTGGGAGGAATGGCACTCACCGAAGGCTGGCCCCTCTCCTCACCAAGGCTGGCATGCACCCTTGGTGGTGGTGCGTTAGCGGCAGCCGCCGCAGGAGTTCTCAACTGTTTGTGGGAGCAGGAGCTCGATGGACGCATGCTGCGCACGAGTGGTCGAGCCCTTCCATCTGGACGGTTGTCACCATCCGCAGCCTTTATTGGCGCAGTGTCCTGCACTCTTGCTGCTGCTGCTCTTCTCGTCAGCGGGGTGAATTGCCTTGCGGCTGGACTCTCTCTCTTAGGGCTCTGCAGTTACGTCCTGCTTTACACCGCGCTTCTTAAGCCCCGCACCACGCAAAACATTGTGGTTGGCGGTGTTGCTGGCGCCATCCCACCATTGGTCGGAGCCGCTGCAGCAACAGGCCATATCGGCCTAGGTGGATGGTGGCTGTTCGCTCTTGTAATGGTCTGGACTCCAGCCCATTTCTGGGCACTAGCCCTGCTGTTGCATGACGACTATCGGGCCGTTGGGATTCCAATGCTCCCTGTTGTTAAAGGACCTTTGGTCACGACTAGGGCGATTCGACGCTATGGATGGGCCACGATCTTGCTGAGCTTTTTGGGCATTTGGGCCCTACCTGAGGGTGGTGCCTTGTATGGGCTGTTAGTCATTCCCTTCAACGGCCGCCTTCTGCAGATGGTGGAGCGTCTGGCTGCTGAGCCCACCAACCGGGTTCGCGCTAAGGGATTGTTTCGTTGGTCGATCCTTTATCTCTTTGGAATCTGTCTCTTGCTTGTCATGAGCCGAATGTCTGGATCCGCTCAGTTTGACCTGCAAGTGAGGGCCGTCTTTGACATCCTCGCGGGCGGATTTCTTCCTGTCGCTTCCTAG